In Actinomycetota bacterium, the genomic window GCCGAGATGCGAAGAGAGACCTAGGTGGCTACAGGAACCGTGAAGTTTTTCAATGCGGAGAAGGGCTACGGCTTCATCTCCCGGGAGCAGGGCGACGACGTGTTCGTGCACTTCTCCAACATCGTGGGGTCGGGCTACCGCACCCTCGAACAGGGCCAGCGGGTGGAGTTCGACGTGGCCCCCGGGCGCAAGGGCGAAGAAGCGCAGAACGTCCGGGTCATCTGACCTGAGGCCCGCCGGTGGGGCGGGCGCCACAGCCACCTGACCGGGCCGGCCCGGGACGGCTCGCGTCCGGGAAGAGCAGGCTCAGGCGGCGTCGGCCTGGGGGCCGGCCTCAGGCTCGGGTTCGAGCACCAGGCGGGCCATGCCCGAGACGATCTCGACCGACGGGCCCTTGGCCGTCTCGTGGATGACCACCTCGACCGTGGCGACCCGGCTGGCCCACTCGTCGAGCACCTCGAGGGCGGCGCGGGCCCGGGCGCGTCCCGGGAAGCGGGC contains:
- a CDS encoding cold-shock protein, which gives rise to MATGTVKFFNAEKGYGFISREQGDDVFVHFSNIVGSGYRTLEQGQRVEFDVAPGRKGEEAQNVRVI